tattatcatcactgttaaacctatcagccccctgtgcctgtgttcaacacctgcagaccggagcgctgcagattcaggacagcagacccaggacagcagacccaggacagcagacccaggacagcagacccaggacagcagacccaggacaggatcgcggtgccgactggactccacgaaacacgtggggaagttacttcaatatgacttttttcccctcaatttttccatttgatggaaatccgtcgtggtgacggagaactttaatccctgtatTAGaggtatactgtatgaaagggtaagaatttaaaaatataaaaatagcagtgtaataacagtgtaaacaatgtaaacacataCAGTGTGCAACAGTGTAAACAGTACAAATGCAAATGTAACGGGGTAAACACTGTAAACGTACATGTAACGGGGTAAACACTGTAAACGGGGTAAACACTGTAAACGTACATGTAACGGGGTAAACACTGTAAACGGGGTAAATAATGTGAACGTGCATGTAACGGGGTAAACACTGTAAACGgggtaaacactgtaaacatacatgtaacggggtaaacactgtaaacatacatgtaacgaGGTAAACACTGTAAATGGGGTAAACACTGTGAACAGGGTAAACACTGTAAACGGGGTAAACACTGTGAACGGGGTAAACACTGTGAATGGGGTAAACACTGTGAACGTACATGTAACGgggtaaacactgtaaacactgtaaacggGGTAAACACTGTACACGTACATGTAAGGgggtaaacactgtaaacactgtaaacggGGTAAACACTGTACACTTACATGTAACGGGGTAAACACTGTAAACGGGGTAAATACTGTAAACGTACATGTAACGGGGTAAACACTGTAAACGGGGTAAACACTGTAAACGTATATGTAACGGGGTAAACACTGTAAACGTACATGTAACAGGGTAAACACTATAAACGTACATGTAACGGTGTAAACACTGTAGACGTACATGTAACGGGGTAAACACTGTAAACGTACATGTAACGgggtaaacactgtaaacactgtaaacggggtaaacactgtaaacttacATGTAACGGGGTAAACACTGTAAACGTACATGTAACGGGGTAAACACTGTAAATGGGGTAAGCACCGCACACGTACATGTAACAGGGTAAACACCGTACATGTAACAGGGTAAACACTGTAAACGTACATGTAACGGGGTAAACACTATAAACGTACATGTAACAGGGTAAACACCGTACATGTAACAGGGTAAACACTGTAAACGTACATGTAACGGGGTAAACACTATAAACGTACATGTAACAGGGTAAACACCGTACACGTACATGTAACAGGGTAAACACTGTAAACGTACATGTAACGGGGTAAACACTATAAACGTACATGTAACAGGGTAAACACTGTAAACGTACATGTAACGGGGTAAACACTATAAACGTACATGTAACGGGGTAAACACTGTAAACGTACATGTAACGGGGTAAACACTGTAAATGGGGTAAACACTGTAAACGTACATGTAACGGGGTAAACACTGTAAATGGGGTAAACACTGTAAACGTACATGTAACGGGGTAAACACTGTAAATGGGGTAAACACTGTAAACGTACATGTAACGGGGTAAACACTGTactgacggaccgttaaatatcatatggtgccgcaagctaaaattgcttgagggaaataaatcgatttcataacaatccgacattgacaaagacgaaaatgaagggaattttatccataatttttatccgttttagttagttttgtaagcacacaatacagtttcagttagttattgtttttttcttttaattctagtttttatttattccagttaacgaaaatgtttttacaattctagttttcgtcattttgttagttttcgttaatgataataaccttgccatgAATGCACATGACAAATAAACCTGAAACTTAAATTGAAGTGACTATGAGAGCAACACAATGATGGTTGGGATCTTCAATGtaaaaaggtgaaatattccttatttatcagaaaaatagttTTCCAGAGTCCGGTGATCTATATTTAAATGAAACTGCTAACTTTAAAACATGTTACTTATTGGACTGAATGGAAGCGtgtgtttgataaatgacataaATGTTGTGTTGTTTGACGTTAGCCGACTGGGTTTATTGAACGACCTCCGACTATCCATCATCCCCCTGCAGACTCTGTCTTCTGAATTTCCCGCTGTGACGTCTGACACAGTCTTTTTCCAGTGAAGGTTAAATCCATTGGATGTAAATCAGTGTAAACAGCTGCTGTGCCTTCCAGTGATGTGTTAATGTGATGTTACTTAGACGGGGAGGACTAACAGGATCAAACATGTCATCAGGTCTAATGCCGTTGGCTCCTGACTGCTGacgtatgtactgtatgtaggaGTGGAACCCACACAGAGCTGCTCTGCTCTAGTTTGTTGATAAACGGCCGCTCTGGGGAGATTTGGACTCCATCAAGGAGGTGGTGGAGCGAAGGATATGACAGTTCCCAGTAACAACCCCCCTCCCTCCATATCACAGCATGTGCAACTCTACTGTAAATATATCTAGTGTACATATGTCTATATTTACCTGTTTTCTGTGGGCttgcttgttgtattttgttactgttaactgtgaaatttccccatagtgggataaataaagtcttatcttattttatcttatcttaccttatcctctcttaccttatcttatcttatcctaccttaccttatcctctcttaccttatcttaatttatcgtatcttaccttatctgatcttatcgtatcttacctCATCCTATCTTAACGTATCTTACCTTATTctctcttaccttatcttatcctctcttatcttatcctatcttacctTATCCTCTATTACCTGATCTTATCctctcttatcttatcctatcttaccttatcttaatttatcatatcatatcttaccttaccataccttatcttattgtatcttatcttaccttagctTATCTAATCTTACCTTATCatctcttaccttatcttatcctctcttatcttatcctatcttaccttatcctctcttaccttatcttaatttatcgtatcttaccttactttatctaatCTCatattatcttaccttatcttatcctctCTTATCATGTCTTGTTTTATCTCATCCTTTCTTACCTTATATCATATCTTATccactcttatcttatcttaccttatcctacCTTGCCTTACCctctcttaccttatcttatcttcttttaTGTTATCCtctcttatcttaatttattttattttatcttaccttatcttatcctttcttatcttatcctctcttatcttatcttattgtgtcttatcttttcttatcctctcttctcttctcttatcttaccttatcttatcttaaccacCTGAAGCAGACACTGACACCAGGACATGTTCTACTCACCCTCTTAAAGACGCTCTGTGGTAGAACGTTAGCgccgtgttgttgttgttgttgttgttgctgcagaTTCCACTGAGCTGAACTCTGAACACGGGCCAACTTTGCACCAAACTgatgaaacacagagaaaaacataaaaaaaataaaaataaaaattaagaaatgaCCAAGTATCTGAGCGGCAGTATCTTCACACTTGCTTTATGCTGACCTCCATCTGTAACTTCAGAAGTTCACTCTGCCTCTCCCTCTCCTGCTCCTTCAGcctcttcctcatctcctctAGATCTGCTTCCTTTTCCTCCAACAGCTTCTTCACTTTGGTTTCTTTAGCTTCCACTGTATCAGCACAGAAAACAATGATAAACCCGTCATTCCCCTGCTAGGAGGTGATGCTGCGTCACTGATCTAGGGTTTTACTAAACGGTCTTGACTCATTATTTGACAAAGAGAAAGAAATGAAGTGAAAGTGGAAAGTAGCACCAGACGTTGAACATAAAATCTACACAATATAATGCAGATAATCTAAAATGCACAAGAACACAGTCTTCACAGTTACCaagatttagtttttttaattgaTGTCAAAGTTCCTTAATTGTAAATTGAAGTTGATACTTTGTTTCTTGTTCAAAAAAACTTCTAAATGTGTTTACATTTGTAGTGGATATGTGTCTCTAGTCACTAGTTTTCGACAAATAATGTACTTTGATGGTGATTCTTTGTTATTGTTGCTGCTACACATACAGggtattttctatttatataattactctgaacaaatattaagtACAATCACTCATTGTGCACCTTTGTTTCCAAACGGTTATGTTACATTAACACACATTAAAAAAGGAAACAAGGAGAGAAATATAAAtcattaaacaaaaaatatagagaaatacaaaAAGGATTGAATCTAAATGAAGATACAAAGCAAAACATTACATACACACATTCGGTTTAATGTAATGTGAGACATTTTTGGAGTGGACAAAAtgacatatgaaaaaaaaaaatttgtgttgtGACTTAAAGCACACAACTTTAAGAAAAGTTGGAAAAGACGGATTGCGTTTATTAATCGATACAGAAAAGACTTAAAGTAAAATAAGTACCAGTTGTGTTATAATCCCCTTGGTTTACTGACACACTCTAACTAAAGGTACAGACATACAGATGTTTTCcatctgtatttttgttttgtttctcagttTTGACTTTCATAGTTAACACAGAACATAACCTTAAGTTGTGTTTTATCGTTAATTAAGATAAAATACAAATGTAGTACCAGGAAATATATAAATAGtattaaaaactacaattacataaaaaatCTGAATGTTACAGAAGCTGTTTGATATGTTTGCTCTACACAGAGtcaagatgatttaggaaaatgtCCAGAGTTGACCCAGGAGAGTTGAAAATGAACTGAATCCAAACAGATGTGacactaaaaaatgacattaaccTGTAGAAGACATTTACATCTGAATGTATTTCAATAATGTGCACTTGTTTCATtcatttgcttgttttttcatgaaggtaaagGTGATTTGAGTGTTTTGGACAGTCCAGCAggtaaaaacaaacagataaacaagaaaagcattcggagagtgcagacctctgccaagacagatcttccccaccccccaccatttcctgaaaatttcatgaaaatccgtccataactttttgagttatcttgcaaacatcaaacacgcaaacaaacaaacacgcacgcacgcacgcacgcacgcaaacatacaaagcaaagcgatcacaatacgtcctggcggaggtaataaaatggtCTGTGACACTGAACAAATCCAGACTTAAACATTGTCTTCCTGGGGTTAttccagtgttttccaaccttggggttgggatcccacgtggggttgcctggaattcaaatggggtcgcctgaaatttctagcaattgataaaaaaaacaaacaaaaaacttaccaataaaaatatatggtgagttgacagagacaatcacatacataaaagacatgacaaactgtggttgtgaaactgaagcactgtggttctgtttatctgtcaagtgttcattgtggtcggtttcagatgctgcagctctttcataattcatagtttcagttcttgtttgttcagtattaattgtcagccttgtaaatccaagctggactgactgtacatatcctgaccaaggaaaataaaattctccctttgtgcagtaatctacacctggattttctgcctccgtccacaataatatacattatatagactaaatgtcctctaaaattaaccccTGTATTTGAAGCATAGTGTAGACAaatattacaggatcaaaaacacattaattttagctaaaaaaaacaacaacaacaaagtctcagttttgaatgtctggggtcaccagaaatttgtgatgttaaaatggggtcacaagccaaaaaaggttgaaaccacTGGGTTATTCTGAACTGTGTGAGCTCTCACTGTGACTTCCAGCCTGGTTGTGGGCGTCCTCCACCCGTCTCCTCCACTGCTGTTCTACAGACTCCAGCTCCCTCTGGTGTCGCTCTGCTCCTGCTCTGACCTCATTCAATAGCCGCTGAACCTCGGCCTCTGCGTCCTAACAGCGACAAACAGGTCACACCACACACCGGAGCAGACACAGTGTGTCCAACACCCCCTGGTGGACAAACAGGTCTGTCACAATAAACGTCGGTCCTTACCTCTGCTCTTCTCTCATCCTTCTGTTTCTGGTCCAACAAATCCTTCTTCAGTCTCTCATTCTCaactggaatagaatagaatagaatagaatagaatagaatagaatagaatagtcattGCAAAATACGTAACATTGTACAGTGCAATGAAATGGTACAAGTCATCTCAAAATATTCACGATAAAAACCTCAACAATCctcacatttttttccttcataatTTGAGTAAAACACAGATGTTTTGATTTACAATAATCTGTAGTTCATCAAATCCTTATTTTAGGAGCATCTGCATATTTATCTCAACTCCAATCTTTCCTTCAAATATAATTGGAATTACCTCTGAGGTTGCACTGCTCCTGCAGAGTCTGCTGCAGGATGTTCACTGTGACAACGAGGCCATCTCGCTCTGAAACATATTCATCAGCACAATGTCAGACTTCtcagaaatatgaaaatattccAGCACATTGGGCTAATTTActgataaaagataaataaaagtaaaaaaaaacgcTTGTGTCACTAGACTGACATGTTCAACTGGATTCTCttttgaataattttgttttttcagtatttctcGGTAATTCATTTCAACTTTATTCCTGACTCAAGGTCCAATATAGACAgagaaacacactaaaaacaggaaaaaaagaaataattaaacAACAGAACTAATGAAACAATGCATAAATGCTACATCACTAATAAATCTTAAGTAAAGATATGTATGTATTATCATCAAATTGTatttaatatatgaaaaatcaaagtgttcattgtgcagtaaaatgttttgttgaatattattacattttcctgttgTACATGTTTAAGGATGAACACTTTTGAAAAACTCCACAACTGTAGTTTAATCTATAACAACCCATCATATTTTATAGATCATCTGTCCGGTGCAAACACGTATATATTCAGTTTCTCATGAGCTCAGAAACagaggcctgttttcagctttatgATGATGTCTTTTCCAGCAAATCCATAGGGATTTTTTTAAGAGTTTATTTATCTTAAGGAGGAGGATCTGAAACCCAGCTGATGAAGGAACGCTCTGTCCTTCAACTTATGACAAACCTTCAAAATCACTacatttggtcattttcactggacaggaagggaatcaaaactgtgaaaaaaataaatccttTAGATCAGTGCAGTGGAGTAGAAGGATAAGGTTGCATACAATGGAAATGCTCAAGTAAAAGTACCTAAAAAGTAGCACAAGAGTAAAGATACTTAGTTACCACTGACAGACACAGTCAATGTGTATAAATTGAGGGTTCTTCTTACCATTGCAAGCCAATATGGGCAGCACCTCAGCCAAATGAATGTAAACCCAaagtgaaaaacaacaaaacaaaccaagtGACTTAAGTAAacatcaagttttatttattttactttttaagtgtttcttttttatcatttactatagACTTTTTGTACACAGATATGTCAGTAGTAATGGTGATATGATAAAATGACGTGATATTATGAATTTTTATTGATTCTCCAAACCCTCTGTTCGTTTTCTCAAACTAATGAAAAATACTGAACCAAACTAATGAATCCACTCCTTTTGGTCAATTAACATAAATGACCAACCTCACATAGTACAACCACAGAACCAAAGCATCCCATAATCCAAAGAGAAAAATCAGGAATGCAGTGGGAGGGTCTGTCATTTGTCTACTTAACCACCAGAGGgagacacacaaacaacaaaccTGAAACCACAAATAAACCCTGAAAATATAGTAAAACCATtctaacataaaagacaaaaactcaCCCTCCATCAGACATTTCTCCCTGGTCTCGTAGAATTTCAAATCTCTATTGGCATCATCCAGCATTATCTCCAACATGTTATTTCTGCTGTGAGTGTCTGTCATCTTCTGTTTGATTACAGGAAAATAGAAAATTCATTTAGAATCCACATTTACCCACCAATGGTGTCTATGAACATAATTACACATTCACCAGCAGTTCAGCTGTTAGTGCAGTTTTTACTGTAATCTACTGAATTTATGTTTGTAaatatctatcgatcgatcgatcgatctatTAATATATCTTTTACTAAAATTGGTAGATTATAAAATATGTAACCCTCAAAGTACCATGTAAAACTTCACTTTAATTTTAACTT
This region of Sphaeramia orbicularis chromosome 12, fSphaOr1.1, whole genome shotgun sequence genomic DNA includes:
- the ccdc152 gene encoding coiled-coil domain-containing protein 152, with amino-acid sequence MKLNCVNLEAFLEQFNLLEQKMTDTHSRNNMLEIMLDDANRDLKFYETREKCLMEERDGLVVTVNILQQTLQEQCNLRVENERLKKDLLDQKQKDERRAEDAEAEVQRLLNEVRAGAERHQRELESVEQQWRRRVEDAHNQAGSHMEAKETKVKKLLEEKEADLEEMRKRLKEQERERQSELLKLQMEFGAKLARVQSSAQWNLQQQQQQQQHGANVLPQSVFKRKLQFFQEEKNKEIVALRQRIKELEESQRGAGGASGGGGSGGVPKKRKM